The genomic segment ATATCGATGGAGAAACTGGCGGCTATAATCTTCAAGCCGCGTTTTCTACTGGATTTGTTGCTGGTAAATCCGCAAGTAGCTAATTTATATATCAGATTTGTTTATAAATATGTATTTTCCGGAATGTATGTTTCCAAGTTCTAAATTTCCAATTTGAATTCTTTTTAAATTTATAATTCCAGAGCCAACACTTTTTATCATTTCTCTTATTTGTCTTTTGCGACCTTCAAATATAGTAATTTCCAATTTTGTTTTGTCTATCAAATTTACTTTTGCTGGTTTTGTTTTCTTATCTTCTATAATTATGCCATCTCTTAGCATTTGAATTTGCTGTTTTGTAAGAGTTTTGTTTAGTATTACTTCGTATATTTTTTGAAGTTTGTATTTTGGATGAGTAATTTCTTCTATAAAATCTCCATCATTTGTCATTATAATAAGTCCTTCAGAGGTATAATCAAGTCTTCCTACATATTTCAAATTTTGAAATTCACTTGGCAATAAATCATATATAGTTTTTCTTTCATAATCATCTTGTTTTGTAACAATATAGCCAACTGGTTTATTGATTGCTATATATATTTTTTCTTGTTCATTTTTTAGAATTTTGTTTTTGTATTTTACTTCATCATTTTCATTTACTTGAGTTCCTAAATCAGAAATAATTTTGTTGTTTACAATAATTTCTCCATTTTTAACAAGCTCTTCAACTTTTCGTCTAGAGCCAAGATTACATTGTGCCAAAAATTTGTTTATCCTCATATATGAAATAATAACATTTTATGTTTAAAAAGAGAAAGCCTGTTGAGTTAAACTCAGCAGGCTTTCATTGTATTTTACTGAACAGGATTTTTTATCCTATCCAGCATTGATTTCGGGATACTTTCGTTTGAAAAAGGGCTTGGACCTTTTTCGTTAACGACTGGATTCCACCTCTGATAATATGCCTTATCCCAAGCAAGGCCATATATGGAACTTTTGGTCTGAAGATTTTCAAGGCAAGCTTGAAAGTAATTTGCCTGAATCTCTTCATTTAGAACAGCTCCATTGAGATAATTTTCATTATACATTTGTCCAAGGAAACCATTTCCAAGAGCTCCGTTATAACTTCCACAGGCAGTTTCGCCAATTATGACTTTTTTGCCATATTCGGTTGATCTTTGTTCCCATTTCTGAAAACTCGGAACAACACCTTGGCGAATTAGTGATATCGATGGATTATTCAAGTTTGATAATCCTTGAATGTACATTGTACATCCAAGATAATC from the Patescibacteria group bacterium genome contains:
- a CDS encoding pseudouridine synthase, with the protein product MRINKFLAQCNLGSRRKVEELVKNGEIIVNNKIISDLGTQVNENDEVKYKNKILKNEQEKIYIAINKPVGYIVTKQDDYERKTIYDLLPSEFQNLKYVGRLDYTSEGLIIMTNDGDFIEEITHPKYKLQKIYEVILNKTLTKQQIQMLRDGIIIEDKKTKPAKVNLIDKTKLEITIFEGRKRQIREMIKSVGSGIINLKRIQIGNLELGNIHSGKYIFINKSDI